A stretch of Sulfitobacter sp. THAF37 DNA encodes these proteins:
- a CDS encoding hemolysin family protein, which translates to MGDTDGSSTAARSALDEDNIDEHDDSHSRQGSFFSRVIGALSPSDSDEDDDVTPPPADRVSARGMMNLRRMRVDDVSIPKADIIAVPVSASLEELVDVFKESGMTRLPVYDGTLDTPVGMAHLKDLALQYGFNGHGHDFDMAGMLRPLLFVPPSMTIGVLLTKMQTERRHMALVIDEYGGVDGLVTIEDLIEQVIGEIEDEHDVDEGKYWTKEKPGTYLALAKTPLEDFEAEIGHSLTDHDDVDKEEIDTLGGLVFMLSGRVPARGEVVLHPDGPEFEVIEADPRRIKRLRVRTTGASG; encoded by the coding sequence ATGGGCGACACAGACGGATCTTCTACCGCAGCGCGTAGCGCGCTTGACGAAGACAATATTGATGAACACGACGACAGCCATTCCCGACAGGGCAGCTTTTTCTCGCGTGTGATCGGGGCGCTCAGTCCCTCGGATTCAGATGAAGACGACGATGTGACACCGCCACCGGCGGATCGTGTCAGCGCACGCGGGATGATGAACCTGCGCCGGATGCGGGTCGATGACGTGTCCATCCCCAAAGCGGACATCATCGCCGTCCCGGTGTCGGCCTCGCTCGAAGAGCTGGTCGATGTCTTCAAGGAAAGCGGCATGACCCGCCTGCCGGTCTACGATGGCACGCTGGATACACCGGTCGGCATGGCCCACCTCAAGGACCTGGCCCTGCAATACGGCTTTAACGGCCACGGTCACGATTTCGACATGGCGGGCATGCTGCGCCCTCTGCTTTTCGTGCCGCCCAGCATGACCATCGGCGTTCTGCTGACCAAGATGCAGACCGAACGCCGCCACATGGCGCTGGTGATCGACGAATACGGCGGGGTCGATGGCCTCGTGACGATCGAGGACCTCATCGAACAGGTCATCGGCGAAATCGAGGACGAGCACGACGTGGACGAGGGCAAGTACTGGACCAAGGAAAAGCCCGGCACCTACCTTGCCCTTGCCAAGACCCCGCTGGAGGATTTCGAAGCCGAGATCGGCCATTCCCTGACCGATCACGACGACGTCGACAAGGAAGAGATCGACACGCTGGGCGGACTGGTCTTCATGCTCTCGGGCCGGGTGCCCGCGCGGGGTGAGGTCGTGCTGCATCCGGACGGGCCGGAGTTCGAGGTGATCGAAGCCGATCCGCGCCGGATCAAGAGATTGCGGGTCCGCACCACCGGGGCCTCGGGATGA